Proteins co-encoded in one Nicotiana sylvestris chromosome 7, ASM39365v2, whole genome shotgun sequence genomic window:
- the LOC104230106 gene encoding cellulose synthase-like protein H1, with product MAPKTPPLPLYEIKYRKNVISRGIELFILFLLFSLLAYRLLSLKNHGLNLSFFLALICESWFTFLWILIVSTKWNQVEPKTYPLRLLKWTSEFPAVDMFITTADPVLEPPLITVNTMLSLLAVDYPANKLACYISDDGASPITYYSLVEAAKFAKLWVPFCKKYNIALRAPFRYFNANLSPPQDSSQGFLEDWKRMKDEYKQLCEKIEDASTQDSEACDFAGDFGVFSKIERKNHPTIIKVILENKEGIADGLPHLVYISREKRPKHPHHFKAGAMNVLTRVSGLMTNAPFMLNVDCDMFANNPQVVQHAMCYFLGAKDEKDCGFVQFPQYFYDGLKDDPYGNQFKLLHEYFGRGIAGIQGPFYQGTGCFHRRKIIYGLSPNDKINTGELRDEYLQKTYGKSQKLLASVAQTLSAGSNIIEQLNSDSLSSTIEEAQQIGSCGYEFGTAWGQKLGWLYGSATEDIHTGLSIHGRGWRSAYCTPDPPAFLGCAPSGGPAIMIQQKRWATGLFEIIFFSKSPIIGTLFGKLQLRQCMAYLYIQLWALRSIFEVCYAILPAYCLITNSNFLPKANEPSMTIPASIFIIYNLYGLSEYVRANESIKAWLNNQRMWRVNAMTAWLFGILSATTKLLGISETAFEVTKKDQGNDGDDTNNSNSGRFTFDDSPIFVPGTAILLLNLSSLFIGILDFKQGRDFEWGLGEVICIMWVLFIFWPFLKGLFAKGKYGIPATTILKSGALALLLVHLFKFYQ from the exons ATGGCGCCCAAAACACCTCCTCTTCCTCTCTACGAAATTAAGTATCGAAAAAACGTTATTTCAAGAGGAATAGAACTCTTCATTCTTTTCCTATTGTTCTCACTCTTAGCCTATAGACTCCTCTCTCTTAAAAACCATGGTTTAAATTTGTCATTCTTCTTAGCTCTTATATGTGAATCATGGTTCACTTTCCTTTGGATTCTCATAGTCAGCACCAAATGGAATCAAGTCGAACCAAAAACATATCCTCTTCGCCTTTTGAAATG gacGTCAGAGTTTCCTGCAGTGGACATGTTCATTACAACTGCAGATCCCGTCCTAGAGCCGCCTCTTATAACAGTAAACACAATGTTATCATTATTAGCAGTGGATTATCCAGCTAATAAGCTAGCTTGTTATATCTCTGATGATGGTGCATCTCCTATTACCTATTATTCACTTGTTGAAGCAGCTAAATTTGCTAAGCTTTGGGTTCCTTTTTGTAAGAAGTATAATATTGCACTTAGAGCCCCTTTTCGTTATTTTAATGCCAACTTATCGCCACCCCAAGATAGTTCACAAGGGTTCCTGGAAGATTGGAAAAGGATGAAG GATGAATATAAACAGCTGTGTGAAAAGATAGAAGATGCAAGTACACAAGATTCAGAGGCATGTGATTTTGCAGGAGATTTTGGTGTTTTCTCAAAAATTGAACGCAAAAACCATCCGACCATTATAAAg GTAATATTGGAAAACAAGGAGGGTATTGCTGATGGCTTGCCTCACCTTGTCTACATCTCAAGAGAGAAGCGTCCAAAGCATCCCCATCACTTCAAAGCTGGCGCCATGAATGTTCTG ACTAGAGTCTCTGGATTGATGACAAATGCTCCATTTATGCTGAATGTGGATTGTGATATGTTTGCAAATAACCCACAAGTTGTTCAACATGCTATGTGTTATTTTCTTGGTGCTAAGGATGAAAAAGATTGTGGTTTTGTTCAATTTCCACAATACTTCTACGATGGATTGAAAGATGATCCTTATGGTAATCAATTCAAACTCTTACACGAG TATTTTGGAAGAGGAATTGCTGGAATTCAAGGGCCATTTTATCAAGGAACAGGATGTTTCCACAGACGAAAAATTATATATGGCTTGTCACCAAATGATAAAATAAATACTG GAGAATTGAGGGATGAGTATCTGCAGAAAACTTATGGAAAATCACAGAAGTTATTAGCATCGGTTGCTCAAACTCTATCAGCAGGATCAAATATTATTGAGCAACTTAATTCTGATTCTCTCTCGAGTACCATTGAGGAAGCACAACAAATTGGAAGCTGTGGATATGAATTTGGTACTGCCTGGGGTCAAAAG TTGGGCTGGCTATATGGATCTGCAACAGAGGATATCCACACTGGGCTTTCTATCCACGGGAGAGGCTGGAGATCCGCTTACTGTACACCCGACCCGCCTGCTTTTCTTGGATGTGCACCTTCAGGTGGGCCGGCCATAATGATCCAACAGAAGAGATGGGCTACTGGGctttttgaaattattttcttcaGTAAAAGCCCAATTATCGGAACTCTTTTTGGAAAGCTTCAATTGAGACAATGCATGGCTTACTTGTATATCCAACTATGGGCCTTGAGATCCATTTTTGAAGTTTGCTATGCTATTCTGCCTGCCTATTGCCTGATCACCAATTCCAACTTTTTACCCAAG GCAAATGAACCTAGTATGACTATACCAGCATCAATATTTATCATCTACAATCTATATGGTTTATCAGAGTATGTTAGAGCAAATGAGTCAATAAAAGCATGGTTAAACAATCAAAGAATGTGGAGAGTCAATGCTATGACTGCATGGCTATTTGGGATTCTAAGTGCTACAACAAAATTACTTGGAATTTCTGAGACTGCATTTGAAGTTACAAAAAAAGACCAAGGTAATGATGGAGATGACACAAATAATTCTAATAGTGGAAGGTTCACATTTGATGATTCACCAATATTTGTTCCTGGCACTGCAATTCTCTTATTGAACCTTAGTTCCTTGTTCATTGGGATTTTAGATTTCAAACAAGGGAGAGATTTTGAATGGGGATTAGGAGAGGTTATATGCATTATGTGGGTACTTTTCATATTTTGGCCATTCTTGAAAGGGTTATTTGCTAAAGGGAAGTATGGGATTCCAGCAACAACTATTCTCAAGTCAGGGGCATTGGCATTGTTGTTAGTTCATCTTTTCAAGTTTTACCAATAA